In Brassica napus cultivar Da-Ae chromosome C2, Da-Ae, whole genome shotgun sequence, the sequence GTTTCCCTTATTGCATGTGCTTTTTGACTTCATCAAATATATTCAATCCCACAGTTTTGTCAGGCTGAGATAAATCTCAACTGTGACAGTTCTTGCACAACTCCCAAGTGTTCTCAAGTCATGTTCATGTCCAGTGCTATTAGCCTGCTGTAATTATTTGGCTGTAATGTTCATGTTTGGTCAATTAATATGGCATATCAGTGTTAATGCGAGAGGTGTAAGCGTGAGAGATGGCTGAGAAAGTTTACGAGCCCAAGCAGGGTATAGTTTTCTTCCCCCCTTATATATCATAAACAGTACATGCCAAGAAAGAATAGACACATATACACAATGCTCAATGACTGTAATCTTATATGTAAAATCAAACTAAAAGAAACTCAAGGTCCTAAAATTATGAAGCGAGTTGACGAAAGCAAATGGCTGCATTGTGACAGCCTTCTTCAGCCAATTACCTCGGAGCTTGAGTCATCAGAAGGCCATATCACGGTCTCCATGAGGCGTTCACGCATCAACGCCAAGTTCTCATCGGATATATCTTGGTATATCTTCCCATGGTCGCATTTCTACAAGCAACAACAAACTATACAAGATTAGTTTTGAGTCTTTTCTGGTTCACATGGCAAAACCGGAGAGGCGGGAGATTGTACCTTGATCCACTTGCCATACAAGTGGAGCCGCGTGATCATCACTCTTTCCGCAAGCTCCTGATTTTCCTACAAGTAAGTTAAAAGACAAAGCTCTCAGATGAGACAACAAAAGTACTCTTCTGTCTTGCCATGTTGATATATTTTCTATACCAAGCTCTAAACAAGGCTGAATCAAACATAGTATAGCACAACACAGAGTGTGGTTTTATGATAAGAACAAAACCTATGAACTTGCTTATTCTTATTCCAATTCCATAAAGTGAGAAGAACTGTCAACACAAAGGCTGATCCAAACccttttagtaaaataatttgcTGAGGTAAgtcttgtatatatatactagagtcCTCACTAACTGCTCTATAACCACCCCACCAGAGCTACAATCAGCTACAAACAGTCCTACGCTAGATATAGTAGAGACCTGCTGCTTAACTTATTCAACTAGGCTTTATAGGATTACCTTGCCGAGTTTGCGGAGGAAACGTTTACCATCGGTTGGTCTGTTTGATACGACGTAACTGTTGTAAAACAAAAGCATACACATAAAGATCAGATGCCAAAAAAATGATCACCTAAGTGTTTTTGTTGATGCAATTCATCCTTATAAAGAACTTGGAGAGCAATAAGAAACAACTCACTTATAGAACCAAGTGTACCGGGGAGGATTCATTTCGTAGAGCTGATGAAGAACCGTCCTCACAGctttatatgtaaaatagttAATAAGTTGCTGCAAAACAAGAAAAGTCAGAGACATAAACATTTTGACTCCTCTCAGAAACAATCATTCTCACCGTTTTGACATCTCCAAAGGTATCATCGTAGTTCCCAGCAACGTCCTCGTTCACAATCAAGAGCTTCCTTTTGCTCCTCCGATTCGCTATCCTCGGTACACGCTTCGAAGAAAGCCTGAAAACAATGCCCGAGCCAGCAAAGGAGCTCCCCAGCTCCAGCTTTCTTGCACTGCCAAGGATCTTCTTCTTGCTCCTCGTGTGAGCATCCTTACATAAACATGAATCCATCACCGATGAGCCAACAACAAACAGGGCACCCACCATTactccaaacaaaaaaagatcaaaactttgaCTGGGGAAAGCGAACTCCAAGAAATCAAGAACACAGTAGGTGGATCTATGGTGAGAATCAGACCAAGAACAAAACAgagaaacagaacaaaacagagagagagaacacGAGTTGGGTGTGTAAGATGGAAAATGGCCGTTGAATACTAGCCAGTCAAAATCAGGGACAAGTgctttagatattttattatatttttttaaaattcttaaacGCAACAAAGCAAAGGCAAAGTAGAAAACCACCGGGTGGGCTTTCGGGTTCACATGGACACGTTTGTACTTATTGTCTTCTTGTAACTTTGCGTAAATGAGGAACAACactaaagtaatggacaacctATATAGCACATGGCCATCTCAGAGGAAGAGAGTCGCAATAGCCACGAGTTCGAGCTCAATCTACACGTGAATGGTCTCGAACTAAAAACGTGTTTTTAGTATTATAGTATGTGAATGTGTCAAAAAGACAAGTTTTTCGATCGGATCTATGTGTAATGATTCTACTTGAAATGACCTATGTTGTTAGAATGCACCATCCACTGAGTTATGACATACATGATACAACTAATAGTAGTAGGGAACTTGAACGGCCAGAGTCTTATTTTGGTGGTGATGAACGAACTCGGGAAACATTTAGTCATGTTGTCTAGATACAGACCTTTTTTTTCGTGGAAACGAGTTTTAACATTTGACATTTCGTGGGAACGTATTTGTACAAAGTTGACTGACTAACACTCGACTCCACCGTTATGTGGTGTTGAGTGATTGTTGAGAGTAATCACTCGGTGATTAGCATCACAGCTTCATTCATCATTCCTGGAAGCTGCccttttcaaaaagaaaacaaaaagttcTGTTAGTGCAGGTGCCTCATCTATTTCCTACAACCCAGCCTGGATCA encodes:
- the LOC106380733 gene encoding chaperonin-like RbcX protein 2, chloroplastic; its protein translation is MVGALFVVGSSVMDSCLCKDAHTRSKKKILGSARKLELGSSFAGSGIVFRLSSKRVPRIANRRSKRKLLIVNEDVAGNYDDTFGDVKTQLINYFTYKAVRTVLHQLYEMNPPRYTWFYNYVVSNRPTDGKRFLRKLGKENQELAERVMITRLHLYGKWIKKCDHGKIYQDISDENLALMRERLMETVIWPSDDSSSEVIG